From one Streptococcus oralis genomic stretch:
- a CDS encoding UDP-N-acetylglucosamine 1-carboxyvinyltransferase, translating into MRKIVINGGRPLQGEITISGAKNSVVALIPAIILSDDIVTLDCVPDISDVASLVEIMEIMGATVKRYEDVLEIDPRGVQNIPMPYGKINSLRASYYFYGSLLGRFGEATVGLPGGCDLGPRPIDLHLKAFEAMGAKVSYEGDNMNLSAQGKGLHGASIYMDTVSVGATINTMIAAVKAKGRTVIENAAREPEIIDVATLLNNMGAHIRGAGTDIIIIDGVEKLHGTRHQVIPDRIEAGTYISLAAAVGKGIRINNVLYEHLEGFIAKLEEMGVRMTVSEDSIFVEEQSDLRAINIKTAPYPGFATDLQQPITPLLLTAQGRGTIIDTIYEKRVNHVFELSKMDADITTTNDHIIYNGGRNLHGASVKATDLRAGAALVIAGLMAQGQTEITNIEFILRGYSDIIEKLRSLGADITLVED; encoded by the coding sequence ATGAGAAAAATTGTCATCAATGGTGGACGTCCATTGCAAGGTGAGATCACCATTAGTGGTGCTAAAAATAGTGTTGTAGCGCTTATTCCAGCTATTATCTTATCAGATGATATTGTCACTTTAGATTGCGTTCCAGATATTTCAGACGTTGCTAGTCTTGTCGAAATCATGGAGATTATGGGGGCGACTGTTAAGCGTTATGAGGATGTCTTGGAGATTGATCCAAGAGGTGTTCAAAACATTCCTATGCCTTATGGCAAGATTAATAGCTTGCGTGCTTCTTATTATTTCTACGGAAGTCTTTTAGGTCGCTTTGGTGAAGCTACAGTTGGCCTTCCTGGCGGATGTGATCTGGGACCTCGTCCAATTGACCTTCACTTAAAAGCCTTTGAAGCCATGGGTGCTAAGGTCAGCTATGAGGGAGATAATATGAATTTATCTGCTCAAGGTAAGGGACTTCATGGCGCAAGTATTTACATGGATACCGTCAGCGTTGGAGCAACGATTAACACGATGATTGCTGCGGTTAAAGCTAAGGGGCGTACTGTCATTGAAAATGCGGCTCGTGAACCGGAAATTATCGATGTTGCTACTCTTTTGAACAACATGGGGGCCCATATTCGTGGTGCAGGAACTGATATTATCATTATTGATGGTGTTGAGAAACTTCATGGAACTCGTCACCAAGTAATCCCAGACCGTATCGAAGCTGGAACCTATATTTCACTTGCTGCAGCGGTAGGAAAAGGAATTCGCATTAACAACGTTCTCTATGAACACTTAGAAGGGTTTATCGCCAAACTAGAGGAAATGGGCGTTCGTATGACGGTCTCAGAAGACAGCATCTTCGTTGAAGAACAGTCCGATTTGAGAGCCATCAATATCAAAACTGCACCCTATCCTGGGTTTGCAACTGATTTGCAACAGCCTATCACGCCACTTTTACTAACTGCCCAAGGTCGTGGAACCATTATTGATACGATTTATGAGAAACGTGTTAACCATGTCTTTGAGTTATCAAAAATGGATGCGGATATTACGACTACAAACGATCACATTATTTACAACGGTGGTCGTAACTTACACGGAGCAAGTGTAAAAGCTACAGACTTGCGAGCTGGTGCTGCACTTGTCATCGCTGGCTTGATGGCTCAAGGCCAGACTGAAATTACGAATATTGAGTTTATCCTTCGTGGCTACTCAGATATTATTGAAAAATTGCGTAGTCTTGGAGCGGATATTACACTCGTTGAAGACTAA
- the pfkA gene encoding 6-phosphofructokinase, whose translation MKRIAVLTSGGDAPGMNAAIRAVVRQAISEGMEVFGIYDGYAGMVAGEIYPLDAASVGDIISRGGTFLHSARYPEFAQLEGQLKGIEQLKKHGIEGVVVIGGDGSYHGAMRLTEHGFPAIGLPGTIDNDIVGTDFTIGFDTAVTTAMDAIDKIRDTSSSHRRTFVVEVMGRNAGDIALWAGIATGADEIIIPEEDFKMEDIVASIKAGYECGKKHNIIVLAEGVMSANEFGKKLKEAGDTSDLRVTELGHIQRGGSPTARDRVLASRMGAHAVKLLKQGIGGVAVGIRNEKMVENPILGTAEEGALFSLTADGKIVVNNPHKADLELSDLNKNLS comes from the coding sequence ATGAAACGTATTGCTGTTTTGACCAGTGGTGGAGACGCCCCTGGTATGAATGCTGCCATCCGTGCAGTAGTTCGTCAAGCAATCTCAGAAGGAATGGAAGTTTTTGGTATCTATGATGGGTACGCTGGTATGGTTGCCGGTGAAATTTATCCACTTGATGCTGCTTCAGTGGGAGACATCATTTCACGTGGTGGTACTTTCCTTCACTCTGCTCGTTACCCTGAGTTTGCACAACTTGAAGGCCAACTTAAAGGGATTGAGCAATTGAAAAAACACGGTATCGAAGGAGTCGTAGTTATCGGTGGAGACGGTTCTTATCACGGAGCTATGCGCTTGACGGAACATGGATTCCCAGCTATCGGACTTCCAGGAACTATTGATAACGATATCGTAGGGACTGATTTCACAATTGGATTTGATACTGCAGTTACGACTGCTATGGATGCGATTGATAAGATTCGTGATACGTCATCAAGTCACCGTCGTACTTTCGTTGTTGAAGTAATGGGACGTAACGCTGGCGATATCGCTCTTTGGGCAGGTATCGCAACTGGTGCTGACGAAATCATCATCCCTGAAGAAGACTTCAAGATGGAAGATATCGTTGCAAGCATCAAAGCTGGTTATGAATGTGGTAAGAAACACAACATCATCGTTTTGGCTGAGGGAGTTATGTCTGCGAATGAGTTTGGTAAGAAACTCAAGGAAGCTGGAGACACTAGTGACCTTCGTGTAACTGAACTTGGACACATCCAACGTGGTGGTTCACCAACCGCTCGTGACCGTGTATTAGCATCACGCATGGGTGCACACGCTGTTAAACTTCTTAAACAAGGAATCGGTGGTGTTGCTGTCGGTATTCGTAACGAGAAAATGGTTGAAAATCCAATTCTTGGAACAGCAGAAGAGGGAGCTTTGTTTAGCTTAACAGCTGATGGTAAAATTGTCGTTAACAACCCTCACAAAGCTGATCTTGAACTTTCTGACTTGAACAAGAACTTGTCATAA
- a CDS encoding DNA polymerase III subunit alpha: MIAQLDTKTVYSFMESVVSIEKYVQMAKEYGYSHLAIMDVDNLYGAYHFLEATRKHGIQPLIGLEMTLVKDEENLSLRFLALSTKGYQELMKLSTLKMTGRKNWSDFTSHLEDVAIIVPYFNGVEQLDLGVDYFIGVSPDTPQEVFIRPILPLYQVNSFEKEDLQVLQILSAVKENVSLREVDLHSQQGIFLPASDLEARFMNRFPQALANLQGLIENVSYQIDPSLKLPRFNPERPAVEELRERAEKGLSDKGLTSAIYHERLNEELAVIHDMGFDDYFLVVWDLLRFGRSQGYYMGMGRGSAVGSLVAYSLDITGIDPVEKNLIFERFLNRERYTMPDIDIDIPDLYRPEFIRYVRDRYGSQHVAQIVTYSTFGAKQAIRDVFKRYGVPEYELTNITKKISFRDTLTTAYEKNLQFRQVINSKIEYQKAFEIARKIEGYPRQTSIHAAGVVMSDQDLTDYIPLKYGEDMLITQYDAHGVEANGLLKMDFLGLRNLTFVQKMQELLAESEGVHLKIEEIDLEDSETLALFVAGNTKGIFQFEQPGAIRLLKRVQPQVFEEVVATTSLNRPGASDYIDNFVARKHGKEKVTVLDPVLEDILSSTYGIMLYQEQVMQVAQRFGGFSLGKADILRRAMGKKNAKEMHLMKEDFITGAMKLGHTEEKANQVFAVMEKFAGYGFNRSHAYAYSALAFQLAYFKTHYPAIFFQVMLNYSSSDYIVDALQMGFEVAPLAINSVPYHDKIAHKKIYLGLKAIKGMPRDLSYWIIENRPFSSIEDFVTRLPKNYKKLSLLTPLVELGLFDEFDKNRQKILVNLPNLFVFVEELGGLFADTNYSWTEADDFTEAEKFYKEQELIGVGISPHPLQTLAKQALYPTTPITNLTEGAQATLLVEVQKIKVIRTKKGESMAFLQVHDSKSRMDVTVFSDQYRKFASNLSEGKFYYINGKVQSRDGRLQMIAQDLKEAVAERFWIQVKNHENDKEISNILEQYKGPIPVIIRYEEEGKTVVSTQHYVRKDSALEEKLEGIAMKTIYR; encoded by the coding sequence ATGATTGCACAGCTCGACACCAAGACTGTTTATAGTTTTATGGAAAGTGTGGTTTCGATTGAAAAATATGTACAAATGGCTAAAGAATACGGCTATTCTCACCTTGCTATCATGGATGTGGATAATCTCTATGGAGCCTATCATTTTCTAGAAGCAACTCGTAAGCATGGCATTCAACCTTTAATTGGTTTAGAAATGACCTTGGTCAAAGATGAGGAGAATCTCTCTCTACGTTTTCTAGCCCTATCCACTAAAGGTTATCAAGAGTTGATGAAGTTATCCACTTTAAAAATGACTGGACGGAAAAATTGGTCTGACTTCACCTCCCACCTCGAAGATGTTGCTATTATTGTTCCCTATTTTAATGGGGTCGAACAGTTGGATTTGGGGGTTGATTATTTTATCGGTGTTAGTCCAGATACTCCTCAAGAAGTCTTTATAAGACCCATTCTTCCACTCTATCAAGTCAACTCTTTTGAAAAAGAAGACCTACAGGTTTTACAAATTTTGTCAGCAGTCAAGGAAAATGTCAGCCTGAGAGAAGTGGATCTACATTCACAACAGGGGATTTTTTTACCTGCCTCAGACCTGGAAGCACGTTTTATGAATCGCTTCCCTCAGGCTCTTGCCAATCTCCAAGGTCTGATAGAAAATGTTAGCTATCAAATCGACCCAAGTTTAAAACTCCCTCGCTTTAATCCTGAAAGACCAGCGGTCGAAGAACTTAGAGAGAGGGCTGAGAAAGGTTTGAGTGACAAGGGGCTAACCTCAGCTATTTATCATGAGCGACTAAATGAAGAATTAGCTGTGATTCATGATATGGGCTTTGACGACTATTTCCTTGTAGTTTGGGATTTGCTCCGTTTTGGACGTTCCCAAGGTTACTATATGGGAATGGGGCGTGGATCTGCTGTAGGTAGTTTGGTCGCCTACTCACTGGATATTACAGGGATTGATCCAGTTGAGAAGAACCTGATTTTCGAGCGCTTTTTAAATCGTGAGCGTTACACCATGCCCGATATCGATATCGACATTCCAGACCTTTATAGACCAGAGTTCATTCGTTATGTTCGTGATCGCTATGGCAGTCAACACGTGGCGCAGATTGTCACTTATTCGACCTTTGGAGCAAAACAGGCAATTCGTGATGTTTTCAAACGCTATGGCGTTCCAGAGTACGAATTAACAAATATTACGAAAAAAATCAGTTTCCGAGATACGCTAACGACGGCCTATGAAAAGAATTTGCAATTTAGACAGGTCATCAATAGCAAGATTGAATATCAAAAAGCTTTTGAGATTGCTCGAAAGATTGAAGGTTATCCTCGTCAGACCTCTATCCATGCGGCAGGAGTCGTTATGAGTGACCAAGATTTGACGGACTATATTCCTCTAAAATATGGTGAGGATATGCTCATCACCCAGTATGATGCTCATGGTGTTGAAGCCAATGGACTTCTAAAAATGGATTTCCTCGGTTTACGTAACCTGACTTTTGTCCAAAAAATGCAGGAATTGCTTGCGGAGTCAGAGGGTGTTCATCTAAAAATCGAAGAGATTGATCTGGAAGACAGTGAAACTTTAGCCCTCTTTGTAGCTGGAAATACCAAAGGTATTTTCCAATTTGAACAACCAGGAGCCATTCGACTCTTGAAACGAGTTCAGCCGCAAGTCTTTGAAGAGGTAGTAGCAACGACATCCCTCAATAGACCGGGGGCAAGTGATTATATTGATAATTTTGTCGCTCGTAAGCATGGTAAAGAAAAGGTGACGGTGTTAGACCCTGTCTTAGAAGACATCCTTTCATCAACCTACGGTATTATGCTCTATCAAGAGCAGGTCATGCAGGTAGCTCAACGCTTTGGAGGATTCAGTCTTGGTAAAGCCGACATTCTCAGACGTGCCATGGGTAAGAAAAATGCCAAAGAGATGCATCTGATGAAGGAAGATTTTATCACAGGAGCTATGAAATTGGGGCATACAGAAGAAAAGGCCAACCAAGTTTTTGCAGTGATGGAAAAGTTTGCAGGCTATGGATTTAACCGATCCCACGCTTATGCCTACTCAGCACTGGCATTCCAACTAGCTTATTTCAAGACACACTATCCTGCTATTTTCTTTCAAGTTATGTTGAACTATTCTAGCAGTGATTACATTGTAGATGCATTGCAGATGGGCTTTGAAGTAGCTCCCTTAGCAATAAACAGCGTTCCCTATCATGATAAAATTGCTCATAAGAAAATCTATCTTGGTCTAAAAGCCATTAAGGGAATGCCAAGAGATTTGTCTTACTGGATTATTGAAAATCGTCCTTTCTCAAGCATTGAAGATTTCGTCACACGTCTTCCCAAGAATTACAAGAAACTGTCGCTTCTAACGCCTTTGGTTGAACTGGGGCTTTTTGATGAATTTGACAAGAATCGTCAGAAAATCTTAGTGAACCTACCAAACTTATTTGTCTTTGTTGAGGAGTTGGGTGGACTCTTTGCGGATACAAATTATAGTTGGACTGAAGCTGATGATTTTACTGAGGCAGAGAAATTTTACAAAGAGCAGGAACTGATTGGGGTAGGTATCAGTCCCCATCCTCTCCAAACTCTTGCCAAACAAGCCCTATATCCGACCACTCCAATCACTAATCTAACCGAGGGAGCTCAAGCCACTCTCCTAGTTGAAGTGCAAAAGATTAAAGTGATTCGAACCAAGAAAGGCGAGAGTATGGCTTTTCTACAGGTTCATGATAGTAAGTCTCGGATGGATGTAACTGTATTTTCAGACCAATATAGAAAATTTGCTTCCAATTTATCCGAAGGGAAATTTTACTACATCAATGGCAAAGTTCAATCTCGAGATGGTCGTCTGCAAATGATTGCACAAGATTTGAAAGAAGCAGTGGCGGAACGATTCTGGATTCAAGTTAAAAATCATGAAAATGATAAAGAGATTTCAAATATCCTAGAACAATACAAAGGCCCAATCCCTGTCATTATCAGGTATGAAGAGGAAGGAAAAACGGTTGTTTCTACACAACATTATGTAAGAAAAGATTCTGCTCTAGAGGAAAAATTAGAGGGAATTGCTATGAAAACGATTTATCGCTAA
- the pyk gene encoding pyruvate kinase, with the protein MNKRVKIVATLGPAVEIRGGKKFGEDGYWGEKLDVEASAQNIAKLIEAGANTFRFNFSHGDHQEQGERMATVKLAEKLAGKKVGFLLDTKGPEIRTELFEGDAKEYSYKTGEKIRVATKQGIKSTRDVIALNVAGALDIYDDVEVGHQVLVDDGKLGLRVFAKDDATREFEVVVENDGIIAKQKGVNIPNTKIPFPALAERDNDDIRFGLEQGINFIAISFVRTAKDVDEVRAICEETGNGHVQLFAKIENQQGIDNLDEIIEAADGIMIARGDMGIEVPFEMVPVYQKMIITKVNAAGKVVITATNMLETMTEKPRATRSEVSDVFNAVIDGTDATMLSGESANGKYPLESVTTMATIDKNAQTLLNEYGRLNSDTFERNSKTEVMASAVKDATNSMNIKLVVTLTKTGHTARLISKYRPNADILALTFDELTERGFMLNWGVIPMLTDTPSSTDDMFEIAERKAVEAGLVQSGDDIVIVAGVPVGEAVRTNTMRIRTVR; encoded by the coding sequence ATGAACAAACGTGTAAAAATCGTTGCAACTTTGGGTCCTGCGGTTGAAATCCGTGGTGGTAAAAAATTCGGTGAAGACGGATACTGGGGTGAAAAACTTGACGTTGAAGCTTCAGCTCAAAATATTGCTAAATTGATTGAAGCAGGAGCAAACACTTTCCGTTTCAACTTCTCACACGGTGATCACCAAGAACAAGGTGAGCGTATGGCAACTGTTAAACTTGCTGAGAAACTTGCAGGTAAAAAAGTTGGTTTCCTTCTTGATACTAAAGGGCCTGAAATCCGTACAGAATTGTTTGAAGGTGACGCAAAAGAGTACTCTTACAAAACTGGTGAAAAAATCCGTGTTGCAACTAAACAAGGAATCAAATCAACTCGTGATGTGATTGCTTTGAACGTTGCTGGTGCTCTTGATATCTACGATGATGTTGAAGTTGGTCACCAAGTTTTGGTTGACGATGGTAAATTGGGTCTTCGTGTTTTCGCAAAAGACGATGCAACTCGTGAATTTGAAGTAGTCGTTGAAAATGACGGTATCATTGCTAAGCAGAAAGGTGTAAACATCCCTAACACTAAAATTCCTTTCCCAGCTCTTGCTGAACGTGATAACGATGATATCCGTTTCGGTTTGGAACAAGGTATCAACTTCATCGCGATTTCATTCGTACGTACTGCAAAAGACGTCGACGAAGTTCGTGCAATCTGTGAAGAAACTGGTAATGGTCACGTTCAATTGTTTGCAAAAATCGAAAACCAACAAGGTATCGATAACTTGGATGAAATCATTGAAGCTGCTGACGGTATCATGATCGCCCGTGGTGACATGGGTATCGAAGTACCATTCGAAATGGTTCCAGTTTATCAAAAAATGATCATCACTAAAGTGAACGCAGCAGGTAAAGTTGTTATCACAGCAACAAACATGCTTGAAACAATGACTGAAAAACCACGTGCAACTCGTTCAGAAGTATCAGACGTATTTAACGCTGTTATCGACGGAACTGACGCTACAATGCTTTCAGGTGAGTCTGCAAACGGTAAATACCCACTTGAGTCAGTAACAACAATGGCTACAATTGACAAGAACGCACAAACTCTTCTTAACGAATACGGACGTTTAAACTCAGATACATTCGAACGTAACTCTAAGACAGAAGTTATGGCTTCAGCTGTTAAAGATGCTACTAACTCAATGAACATCAAATTGGTTGTTACTCTTACTAAGACTGGTCACACAGCTCGTTTGATTTCTAAATACCGTCCAAATGCTGATATCTTGGCATTGACATTTGACGAATTAACAGAGCGTGGATTTATGTTGAACTGGGGTGTTATCCCGATGTTGACAGACACTCCATCATCAACTGATGACATGTTTGAAATTGCTGAACGTAAAGCAGTTGAAGCAGGTCTTGTACAATCTGGTGATGATATCGTTATCGTTGCTGGTGTACCAGTTGGAGAAGCTGTTCGTACAAACACAATGCGTATCCGCACAGTACGTTAA